The following are encoded together in the Nocardioides sp. Arc9.136 genome:
- a CDS encoding dipeptidase, with amino-acid sequence MTNRPSTDELRTKVTDVLPGLRADLEDLVRIESVSADPARAGEVQRSAEAVAELFRAEGFPTVDIVTAEGGAPAVIAHKPGPEGAPTVLLYAHHDVQPENDHADWDSPPFEPTERDGRLYARGAADDKAGIAAHLGALRVFGDDLPVSVTMFIEGEEEVGSESLPALLREHQERLRSDVIVIADSGNWDIGEPALTTSLRGLVRADVEVRTLTHAVHSGMWGGLVPDSLIALSRVIASLHDDAGDVAIAGLHSGPAADVEYPEERLRAESGAVAGVQWIGTGSVVERLWTKPALSITGLDAPKVEGASNTLVPAARAKISLRIAPGDTTENAVARLREHLEANVPWGAELNVTIVDTGEATQIDATGPAYDAAREAFTEAWDGTAPVDMGVGGSIPFIAEFLEAFPRASVLVTGVEDPDTRAHGANEGLHLAEFERVVLAETLLLARLGTLEV; translated from the coding sequence ATGACGAACCGCCCTTCCACCGACGAGCTCCGCACCAAGGTCACCGACGTCCTGCCCGGGCTGAGGGCCGACCTCGAGGACCTCGTCCGGATCGAGTCCGTGAGCGCCGACCCGGCCCGTGCGGGCGAGGTGCAGCGCAGCGCCGAGGCGGTCGCCGAGCTGTTCCGCGCCGAGGGGTTCCCGACCGTCGACATCGTCACCGCCGAGGGCGGCGCCCCCGCGGTGATCGCCCACAAGCCCGGGCCGGAGGGCGCGCCGACGGTGCTGCTCTACGCCCACCACGACGTCCAGCCGGAGAACGACCACGCCGACTGGGACTCCCCGCCGTTCGAGCCGACCGAGCGCGACGGCCGGCTCTACGCACGCGGCGCGGCGGACGACAAGGCCGGCATCGCCGCCCACCTGGGTGCGCTGCGCGTCTTCGGCGACGACCTGCCGGTGAGCGTCACGATGTTCATCGAGGGCGAGGAGGAGGTCGGCTCGGAGTCGCTGCCGGCGCTCCTGCGCGAGCACCAGGAGCGGCTGCGCTCCGACGTCATCGTCATCGCCGACTCCGGCAACTGGGACATCGGCGAGCCCGCGCTCACCACCAGCCTCCGCGGCCTGGTGCGCGCCGACGTCGAGGTCCGCACGCTCACCCACGCGGTGCACTCCGGCATGTGGGGCGGGCTCGTGCCCGACTCGCTCATCGCGCTCTCCCGCGTCATCGCCAGCCTCCACGACGACGCGGGCGACGTCGCGATCGCCGGCCTGCACAGCGGCCCGGCGGCCGACGTGGAGTACCCCGAGGAGCGGCTGCGCGCCGAGTCCGGCGCCGTCGCGGGCGTGCAGTGGATCGGCACCGGCTCGGTCGTCGAGCGCCTCTGGACCAAGCCCGCCCTGTCCATCACCGGCCTGGACGCGCCCAAGGTGGAGGGCGCCAGCAACACGCTGGTCCCCGCGGCCCGCGCCAAGATCAGCCTCCGGATCGCTCCCGGCGACACGACCGAGAACGCCGTCGCCCGCCTCCGCGAGCACCTCGAGGCGAACGTCCCGTGGGGCGCGGAGCTGAACGTGACGATCGTCGACACCGGCGAGGCCACCCAGATCGACGCCACCGGCCCGGCGTACGACGCGGCGCGCGAGGCGTTCACCGAGGCCTGGGACGGCACGGCGCCGGTCGACATGGGCGTCGGCGGCTCGATCCCCTTCATCGCCGAGTTCCTCGAGGCGTTCCCGCGGGCGAGCGTCCTGGTCACCGGCGTGGAGGACCCCGACACCCGCGCGCACGGCGCCAACGAGGGCCTCCACCTCGCCGAGTTCGAGCGGGTCGTGCTCGCGGAGACGCTGCTCCTGGCCCGGTTGGGCACCCTGGAGGTGTGA
- a CDS encoding sterol carrier family protein has translation MPARLRPADPADVSAALGRVRADAAGKGEKGDLRLLVKHYLALLETRAPGHSVEVRVPPYAAVQVVPGVRHTRGTPPAVVETDAATIIALATGQLTWHEAEAAGRVRASGERADLSPYLPLHRTVP, from the coding sequence GTGCCCGCACGCCTGCGCCCCGCCGACCCCGCCGACGTCTCCGCCGCCCTCGGGCGGGTCCGTGCCGACGCCGCCGGGAAGGGCGAGAAGGGCGACCTGCGGCTGCTCGTCAAGCACTACCTCGCGCTGCTGGAGACCCGGGCGCCCGGCCACTCCGTCGAGGTGCGCGTGCCGCCGTACGCCGCGGTCCAGGTCGTGCCGGGGGTGCGGCACACCCGCGGCACCCCGCCGGCGGTCGTCGAGACCGATGCCGCGACGATCATCGCGCTGGCGACCGGGCAGCTGACCTGGCACGAGGCCGAGGCGGCCGGCCGGGTCCGGGCGAGCGGGGAGCGGGCCGACCTGTCGCCGTACCTGCCGCTGCACCGGACCGTGCCTTGA
- a CDS encoding DNA-formamidopyrimidine glycosylase family protein, which produces MPEGDSVFKLARRLDRPLKGRTVTRSDLRVPRLATRDLAGRVVLEHATHGKHLLTRFSGGATLHTHLLMDGSWSVTGPGKQLPRRLMPDVRIVLATDAGHTAYGLRLHEMELVETSREHELVGHLGPDPLREDWDAEEAVRRLAAEPAVPLVSALLDQRKVAGWGNLWANELAFLLGRSPWTPVGEVDVERLVALGAKALRHSATVEGAYQVTTGIGRKGESHWVSGRAGRPCLRCGTTVEVVPELPNDPANRRTWWCPHCQPGPGPETRVATSVASA; this is translated from the coding sequence GTGCCGGAGGGGGACAGCGTCTTCAAGCTCGCGCGGCGGCTGGACCGCCCGCTGAAGGGGCGCACGGTCACCCGCAGCGACCTGCGCGTCCCGCGGCTCGCGACGCGCGACCTCGCCGGCCGCGTCGTCCTCGAGCACGCGACGCACGGCAAGCACCTGCTGACCCGGTTCAGCGGCGGGGCCACCCTGCACACCCACCTGCTGATGGACGGCTCCTGGTCGGTCACCGGCCCGGGCAAGCAGCTCCCCCGCCGGCTGATGCCCGACGTGCGGATCGTGCTCGCCACCGACGCCGGCCACACGGCGTACGGCCTGAGGCTGCACGAGATGGAGCTCGTCGAGACCTCCCGCGAGCACGAGCTGGTGGGCCACCTCGGCCCCGACCCGCTGCGCGAGGACTGGGACGCCGAGGAGGCGGTACGCCGCCTGGCCGCCGAGCCCGCCGTGCCGCTCGTCTCGGCGCTGCTCGACCAGCGCAAGGTCGCCGGGTGGGGCAACCTGTGGGCCAACGAGCTGGCCTTCCTCCTCGGCCGCAGCCCGTGGACCCCGGTGGGCGAGGTCGACGTCGAGCGGCTGGTCGCCCTGGGCGCCAAGGCGCTGCGGCACTCCGCGACCGTCGAGGGCGCCTACCAGGTCACCACCGGCATCGGCCGCAAGGGCGAGTCGCACTGGGTCTCCGGCCGGGCCGGGCGGCCGTGCCTGCGGTGCGGCACGACCGTCGAGGTGGTCCCTGAGCTCCCCAACGACCCCGCCAACCGGCGTACCTGGTGGTGCCCGCACTGCCAGCCCGGCCCCGGCCCGGAGACCCGCGTGGCGACCTCGGTGGCGTCCGCCTAG
- a CDS encoding SDR family NAD(P)-dependent oxidoreductase, whose amino-acid sequence MLLRWRLGVVVGGGVGVGHEVCLRLARSGSGVLVVDPDAASAEATAAAVRQRRVSGWSLQADPSVGGTDAALVAGRARDLGGADLLVTTGLGARAALALGRDLLADPVLVPGPRDLDVDRTAAAVLGLLRDAEPGAVVLL is encoded by the coding sequence ATGCTGCTGCGGTGGAGGCTGGGCGTCGTCGTGGGCGGCGGGGTCGGCGTCGGGCACGAGGTGTGCCTGCGGCTGGCCCGCTCCGGCTCCGGCGTGCTGGTGGTGGATCCCGACGCCGCCTCCGCGGAGGCGACGGCCGCCGCTGTCCGGCAGCGCCGGGTGTCGGGGTGGTCGCTGCAGGCGGACCCGTCGGTCGGCGGGACCGACGCCGCGCTGGTCGCCGGTCGTGCGCGCGACCTCGGCGGGGCCGACCTGCTCGTCACCACCGGCCTGGGCGCCCGGGCGGCGCTCGCCCTGGGGCGGGACCTGCTGGCCGACCCGGTGCTGGTCCCCGGTCCGCGCGACCTCGACGTGGACCGCACCGCCGCGGCGGTGCTGGGGCTGCTGCGCGACGCCGAGCCGGGCGCGGTCGTCCTGCTCTAG
- a CDS encoding M20/M25/M40 family metallo-hydrolase — protein MSRNRTTRRVAGPLAGLAGAAVLAAATLPGSTATASPDAPAQQSARQTAAKTAPKASPEDRVAALVKSVDGPGVRKHLVALERIGDKHGSRASGTPGYRASKNYVVKQLRKAGYHPQVQSFDFSYFEVTAPPVLQRTAPEPATFVEGTDFDILEYSGSGDVTGTVEGVDLALDDIENSTSGCEAADFAGFTAGNIALVRRGTCDFSVKVVNAQDAGASAVVLMNQGNGEDRSGPFIGTLGGPVGTVPAVTTTFALGRDLEGDTVRVSTSTESETRTTWNVTAETQRGRQGNVVMAGAHLDSVVEGNGINDNGTGSAALLHVAEKLAQKIKAPRNQVRFAWWGAEESGLLGAEHYVSELATENPRALRDIALYLNFDMVGSPNYALFVYDGDNSAFPAGDDAAEAPKGSAQIERAFRTFFRSRDLATRPTAFDGRSDYGPFIAEGIPAGGLFTGAEGIKTKAEARLFGGKAGVAYDECYHQACDDLSNVSMKAVRINTKAIASLVGTYAFSTKSVNGRATGHDRRNATTPLAHDHGHGAGTVTATR, from the coding sequence GTGAGCAGAAACCGCACCACCCGCCGTGTGGCGGGCCCCCTGGCCGGCCTCGCCGGCGCGGCCGTGCTCGCGGCCGCCACCCTGCCCGGCTCCACCGCCACCGCGTCCCCCGACGCGCCGGCCCAGCAGTCCGCCCGCCAGACCGCCGCGAAGACCGCCCCGAAGGCCTCCCCCGAGGACCGGGTGGCCGCGCTGGTGAAGTCCGTGGACGGGCCCGGCGTGCGCAAGCACCTCGTCGCCCTCGAGCGGATCGGCGACAAGCACGGCAGCCGCGCGTCGGGCACCCCCGGCTACCGCGCGTCGAAGAACTACGTCGTCAAACAGCTGCGGAAGGCCGGCTACCACCCGCAGGTCCAGTCCTTCGACTTCTCCTACTTCGAGGTCACCGCCCCGCCGGTGCTGCAGCGCACCGCCCCGGAGCCGGCGACGTTCGTGGAGGGCACCGACTTCGACATCCTGGAGTACTCCGGGTCGGGTGACGTGACCGGGACCGTCGAGGGCGTCGACCTCGCCCTGGACGACATCGAGAACTCCACCAGCGGCTGCGAGGCCGCCGACTTCGCCGGCTTCACCGCCGGGAACATCGCGCTGGTCCGCCGTGGCACCTGCGACTTCTCCGTCAAGGTCGTCAACGCCCAGGACGCCGGCGCCAGCGCCGTCGTGCTGATGAACCAGGGCAACGGCGAGGACCGCAGTGGACCCTTCATCGGCACCCTGGGCGGCCCGGTCGGCACCGTGCCGGCCGTCACCACCACCTTCGCGCTCGGCCGCGACCTCGAGGGCGACACCGTCCGGGTCTCCACCTCCACCGAGTCCGAGACCCGCACCACCTGGAACGTCACCGCCGAGACCCAGCGCGGCCGCCAGGGGAACGTCGTGATGGCCGGCGCCCACCTCGACAGCGTCGTCGAGGGCAACGGCATCAACGACAACGGCACCGGCAGCGCCGCGCTGCTCCACGTCGCCGAGAAGCTGGCCCAGAAGATCAAGGCCCCCCGGAACCAGGTGCGGTTCGCCTGGTGGGGCGCGGAGGAGTCGGGCCTCCTCGGCGCGGAGCACTACGTCAGCGAGCTCGCCACGGAGAACCCGCGCGCGCTGCGCGACATCGCGCTCTACCTCAACTTCGACATGGTGGGCTCCCCGAACTACGCCCTGTTCGTCTACGACGGCGACAACTCCGCCTTCCCGGCCGGCGACGACGCCGCGGAGGCCCCGAAGGGGTCGGCGCAGATCGAGCGGGCCTTCCGGACGTTCTTCCGCAGCCGTGACCTGGCCACCCGGCCGACCGCCTTCGACGGCCGCAGCGACTACGGCCCGTTCATCGCCGAGGGCATCCCCGCGGGCGGCCTGTTCACCGGCGCCGAGGGCATCAAGACCAAGGCCGAGGCGCGGCTGTTCGGCGGCAAGGCCGGCGTCGCGTACGACGAGTGCTACCACCAGGCGTGCGACGACCTGTCGAACGTCAGCATGAAGGCGGTGCGCATCAACACCAAGGCGATCGCCTCGCTGGTCGGCACCTACGCGTTCAGCACGAAGTCGGTCAACGGCCGGGCCACCGGCCACGACCGGCGCAACGCCACCACCCCGCTCGCGCACGACCACGGGCACGGGGCCGGGACGGTGACCGCCACCCGCTGA
- a CDS encoding S9 family peptidase: protein MTGAPTRRRIAYGDDASQVGELHLPAGDPRGVVVVVHGGFWRAQYDFSLGTPLADDLAARGWAAWNIEYRRVGPGTGGGGGGGSPETFDDVAAAIDVLGDADLGLDLTTVVAVGHSAGGHLAAWAASRTRDPRWAGGVELTGVVSQAGVLDLRRAVREGVGQTAVPDLLGIPADPDAVEAAYDPQQQLPLDVPVWCVHGRDDDVVPVNQSEEYVAAATAAGARAELVAVDGDHFVVIDPEGPAWAEVVGVLDGLG, encoded by the coding sequence GTGACCGGAGCACCGACGAGGCGACGCATCGCCTACGGCGACGACGCCTCGCAGGTGGGCGAGCTGCACCTGCCCGCGGGCGACCCGCGCGGGGTGGTGGTCGTGGTGCACGGCGGCTTCTGGCGCGCCCAGTACGACTTCTCCCTCGGCACCCCGCTGGCCGACGACCTGGCCGCACGCGGCTGGGCGGCCTGGAACATCGAGTACCGCCGGGTCGGCCCGGGGACCGGCGGGGGCGGGGGCGGGGGATCACCCGAGACCTTCGACGACGTGGCCGCCGCGATCGACGTGCTGGGCGACGCCGACCTGGGGCTGGACCTGACGACGGTCGTGGCCGTCGGGCACTCCGCGGGCGGCCACCTCGCCGCGTGGGCCGCCTCGCGGACCCGCGACCCGAGGTGGGCCGGTGGCGTCGAGCTCACCGGCGTGGTCTCCCAGGCCGGCGTGCTCGACCTGCGCCGGGCGGTCCGGGAGGGGGTCGGCCAGACGGCGGTGCCCGACCTGCTCGGCATCCCGGCCGACCCCGACGCGGTGGAGGCGGCGTACGACCCGCAGCAGCAGCTGCCCCTCGACGTGCCGGTGTGGTGCGTGCACGGCCGCGACGACGACGTCGTCCCCGTGAACCAGTCCGAGGAGTACGTCGCCGCCGCGACCGCCGCCGGTGCGCGGGCCGAGCTGGTGGCCGTCGACGGCGACCACTTCGTCGTCATCGACCCCGAGGGCCCGGCTTGGGCCGAGGTCGTCGGGGTTCTGGACGGGCTGGGCTGA
- the arfB gene encoding alternative ribosome rescue aminoacyl-tRNA hydrolase ArfB: protein MPDDLVVTGRWTVPDAELSERFSRSSGPGGQGVNTADSRVELSYDVAGSPSLPEHLRERVLARLAGRLVGGVLTIAASEHRTQLANRRAARERMASVLRDACAPPPPTRRPTRPTRGSKERRIAEKKRRGETKRGRQGRFE from the coding sequence GTGCCCGACGACCTGGTGGTCACCGGGCGGTGGACCGTCCCGGACGCCGAGCTCTCGGAGCGGTTCTCCCGCTCGTCGGGCCCCGGTGGGCAGGGCGTCAACACCGCCGACAGCCGGGTCGAGCTGTCCTACGACGTCGCCGGGTCGCCGTCGCTCCCCGAGCACCTGCGCGAGCGGGTGCTCGCACGGCTGGCGGGGCGCCTCGTCGGCGGCGTGCTGACGATCGCCGCGAGCGAGCACCGCACCCAGCTGGCCAATCGGAGGGCGGCGCGGGAACGAATGGCCTCCGTGCTCCGTGACGCCTGCGCCCCGCCCCCGCCGACCCGGCGCCCCACCCGCCCCACCCGCGGCTCGAAGGAGCGGCGGATCGCCGAGAAGAAGCGGCGCGGGGAGACCAAGCGCGGCCGGCAGGGGCGCTTCGAGTGA
- the purL gene encoding phosphoribosylformylglycinamidine synthase subunit PurL yields MLDTVAAAAEDPARDQPWADLGLKADEYDRIREILGRRPTSSELAMYSVMWSEHCSYKSSKVHLKQFSELPQETPLGKTLAGIGENAGVIDIGQGYAVTFKVESHNHPSYVEPYQGAATGVGGIVRDILAMGARPVAVMDPLRFGPLDADDTQRVLPGIVAGVGGYGNCLGLPNIGGEAVFDPTYLGNPLVNALCVGVLRHEDLHLAKASGVGNKVVLYGARTGGDGIGGVSVLASETFTESEDGGSGPAKRPAVQVGDPFMEKLLIECTLEIFAAGLVAGIQDLGGAGLSCATSELASAGDGGMHVDLDLVPLRDSTLSPEEILMSESQERMMAVVEPDDVEAFLAICAKWEVDATVIGEVTDTGRLHVDWHGQRVVDVPPRSVAHEGPTYQRPLARPSWQDGLQADRAEDLPRPATGQELRETLLRLVASPNLCDKSWITDQYDRYVRGNTVLAQPSDSGMVRVDEESNLGVAVSTDCNGRFAKLDPYTGAQLALAESYRNVATGGAVPLAISDCLNFGSPEDPAVMWQFAEACRGLKDGCAELGIPVTGGNVSLYNQTGETAILPTPVVAVLGVVEDVTRRTPSAWSAPGESVFLLGETREELSGSEWANVVHGHLGGLPPRVDLAAEKALAALLHEGVGLLTSAHDVADGGLAQTLAEAAMRNMVGARVTVPGDAFVGLFAESAARVVVTVPAGDADRLRDLAARHGVPLTELGTTGGDALVVEAAGEGAFEVPLLELRSAWMATLPAALA; encoded by the coding sequence GTGCTGGACACCGTGGCCGCTGCTGCCGAGGACCCCGCCCGCGACCAGCCCTGGGCCGATCTCGGTCTCAAGGCCGACGAGTACGACCGGATCCGCGAGATCCTCGGTCGCCGTCCGACGAGCTCGGAGCTGGCGATGTACTCGGTCATGTGGAGCGAGCACTGCTCCTACAAGTCCTCCAAGGTCCACCTCAAGCAGTTCTCCGAGCTGCCGCAGGAGACCCCGCTGGGCAAGACCCTCGCCGGCATCGGCGAGAACGCCGGCGTCATCGACATCGGCCAGGGCTACGCGGTGACGTTCAAGGTCGAGAGCCACAACCACCCGTCGTACGTCGAGCCCTACCAGGGCGCGGCGACCGGCGTCGGCGGCATCGTCCGCGACATCCTCGCCATGGGCGCCCGTCCGGTCGCGGTGATGGACCCGCTCCGGTTCGGTCCGCTGGACGCCGACGACACCCAGCGGGTCCTGCCCGGGATCGTCGCCGGCGTCGGCGGCTACGGCAACTGCCTGGGCCTGCCCAACATCGGCGGGGAGGCGGTCTTCGACCCCACCTACCTCGGCAACCCGCTGGTCAACGCGCTCTGCGTCGGCGTGCTCCGCCACGAGGACCTGCACCTGGCCAAGGCGAGCGGCGTCGGCAACAAGGTCGTGCTGTACGGCGCGCGGACCGGCGGCGACGGCATCGGCGGCGTGAGCGTGCTCGCGAGCGAGACCTTCACGGAGTCCGAGGACGGGGGCTCCGGCCCGGCGAAGCGGCCGGCCGTCCAGGTGGGCGACCCGTTCATGGAGAAGCTCCTCATCGAGTGCACGCTCGAGATCTTCGCCGCCGGCCTCGTCGCCGGCATCCAGGACCTCGGCGGCGCCGGGCTGTCCTGCGCGACCTCCGAGCTGGCCTCCGCGGGCGATGGCGGCATGCACGTCGACCTCGACCTCGTGCCGCTGCGCGACTCCACGCTCTCGCCGGAGGAGATCCTCATGAGCGAGTCGCAGGAGCGGATGATGGCGGTCGTCGAGCCGGACGACGTCGAGGCGTTCCTCGCGATCTGCGCGAAGTGGGAGGTCGACGCCACCGTCATCGGCGAGGTCACCGACACCGGTCGCCTCCACGTCGACTGGCACGGCCAGCGCGTCGTCGACGTGCCGCCGCGCTCGGTCGCGCACGAGGGCCCGACCTACCAGCGTCCCCTCGCCCGCCCCTCGTGGCAGGACGGGCTCCAGGCCGACCGCGCCGAGGACCTCCCGCGCCCGGCGACCGGCCAGGAGCTCCGCGAGACGCTGCTGCGCCTGGTCGCCAGCCCGAACCTCTGCGACAAGTCGTGGATCACCGACCAGTACGACCGCTACGTCCGCGGCAACACCGTGCTCGCCCAGCCCTCCGACAGCGGCATGGTGCGCGTCGACGAGGAGAGCAACCTCGGCGTCGCCGTCTCGACCGACTGCAACGGACGCTTCGCCAAGCTGGACCCGTACACCGGCGCGCAGCTCGCGCTGGCCGAGTCCTACCGCAACGTGGCGACCGGCGGCGCCGTGCCGCTCGCGATCTCCGACTGCCTCAACTTCGGCTCGCCGGAGGACCCGGCGGTCATGTGGCAGTTCGCCGAGGCCTGCCGCGGGCTCAAGGACGGGTGTGCCGAGCTCGGCATCCCGGTCACCGGCGGCAACGTCAGCCTCTACAACCAGACCGGCGAGACGGCGATCCTGCCGACCCCCGTCGTGGCGGTGCTCGGTGTCGTCGAGGACGTCACCCGGCGCACCCCGTCGGCGTGGTCCGCGCCCGGCGAGAGCGTCTTCCTGCTCGGCGAGACCCGCGAGGAGCTCTCCGGCTCGGAGTGGGCGAACGTCGTGCACGGCCACCTCGGCGGGCTCCCGCCGCGGGTCGACCTCGCTGCCGAGAAGGCGCTCGCGGCCCTGCTGCACGAGGGCGTCGGGCTGCTCACCAGCGCGCACGACGTCGCCGACGGCGGGCTCGCGCAGACCCTCGCCGAGGCCGCGATGCGGAACATGGTCGGTGCCCGCGTGACGGTCCCCGGCGACGCGTTCGTCGGGCTGTTCGCCGAGTCGGCCGCCCGCGTCGTGGTCACCGTGCCGGCCGGCGACGCCGACCGCCTGCGCGACCTCGCCGCGCGCCACGGCGTGCCGCTCACCGAGCTGGGGACCACCGGCGGCGACGCGCTCGTCGTCGAGGCTGCCGGCGAGGGCGCCTTCGAGGTGCCGCTGCTGGAGCTGCGGTCGGCCTGGATGGCGACGCTGCCCGCCGCGCTGGCCTGA
- a CDS encoding TetR/AcrR family transcriptional regulator, with the protein MRADAKRNYDRIVEVAREVFREQGYDASLDLVAKRAGVGPGTLYRHFPSRDALVDAVMQSWVATVEEAVGRALAVRGDDRALLLTWFEEYVALISVHKGGPAKLTGAMGDERSPIRTKCEVLRSAVDRVLEELRAAGALREDVTALQVARLVGGVATVADQGGLEPAEVRPMLEVLADGLLR; encoded by the coding sequence GTGCGCGCCGACGCGAAGCGCAACTACGACCGGATCGTCGAGGTCGCGCGCGAGGTGTTCCGCGAGCAGGGGTACGACGCCTCGCTCGACCTCGTCGCCAAGCGCGCCGGCGTCGGGCCGGGCACCCTCTACCGGCACTTCCCGAGCCGGGACGCCCTCGTGGACGCGGTCATGCAGAGCTGGGTCGCCACCGTCGAGGAGGCCGTGGGCCGCGCGCTGGCGGTCCGCGGCGACGACCGCGCCCTGCTGCTGACCTGGTTCGAGGAGTACGTCGCGCTGATCAGCGTCCACAAGGGCGGGCCGGCCAAGCTCACCGGCGCGATGGGCGACGAGCGGTCCCCGATCCGCACCAAGTGCGAGGTCCTGCGCTCGGCGGTCGACCGGGTGCTCGAGGAGCTCCGCGCCGCCGGTGCGCTGCGTGAGGACGTCACCGCCCTGCAGGTCGCGCGCCTGGTCGGCGGGGTCGCGACCGTCGCCGACCAGGGCGGGCTCGAGCCCGCCGAGGTGCGTCCCATGCTCGAGGTGCTGGCCGACGGTCTCCTCCGCTGA
- a CDS encoding MFS transporter produces the protein MSSTTTSTTQPVDQRVDQRVGLPVDLPENAGRAAAAIALVLTAQLMLILDTTVVNVALPHIGDDLAFGPASLSWVLNAYTLAFGGLLLLGGRLGDVLGRRRMFESGLAVFTAASLLGGLATDPAVLVGARALQGVGAALAAPSVLALLTTSAPDEAARNRALALFGAVTSGGMSVGLLLGGFLTDVGSWRWTLFINIPIGLAVLALTRRYLDETARRPGRFDVLGAVLATTGAVAVVWSLIGAPEHGWTSGRTIGGLVAGVGALVALVLTEQRVAHPILRLELLRERRRVGALGVMMPVFGAQLALFFLVPQLVEGELGYSPVMTGVAFLPLSLSIFAMSRVSPRLLVRLGARPMMVLGTLGLAGSFAWLSTVSAGDSYAASLLGPLVLNGLSAALVFMPVTSTVLGGVAPEHAGAASGLLQTSQQLGGAVGFAVVASVYAAGAVPGEVLPGADTAFLTAAGFGLLAAGAALALVRHARA, from the coding sequence ATGTCGTCCACCACCACCTCCACCACCCAGCCCGTCGACCAGCGCGTCGACCAGCGCGTCGGCCTGCCCGTCGACCTGCCCGAGAACGCGGGCCGCGCCGCCGCGGCCATCGCGCTGGTGCTCACCGCCCAGCTGATGCTCATCCTCGACACCACCGTCGTGAACGTCGCCCTGCCGCACATCGGCGACGACCTCGCCTTCGGCCCGGCCTCGCTGTCGTGGGTGCTCAACGCCTACACCCTCGCCTTCGGCGGGCTCCTGCTGCTCGGCGGCCGGCTCGGGGACGTCCTGGGCCGCCGCCGGATGTTCGAGTCCGGGCTCGCCGTCTTCACCGCCGCCTCGCTCCTCGGCGGGCTCGCCACCGACCCCGCCGTGCTCGTCGGCGCCCGCGCGCTCCAGGGCGTCGGAGCCGCGCTGGCGGCCCCCAGCGTCCTGGCCCTGCTGACCACGAGCGCCCCCGACGAGGCGGCGCGCAACCGCGCCCTCGCGCTCTTCGGCGCGGTCACCTCCGGCGGGATGTCGGTCGGGCTCCTGCTCGGCGGCTTCCTCACCGACGTGGGCTCCTGGCGCTGGACGCTCTTCATCAACATCCCGATCGGCCTCGCCGTGCTCGCCCTCACCCGCCGCTACCTCGACGAGACCGCACGCCGCCCCGGCCGCTTCGACGTGCTCGGCGCCGTCCTGGCCACCACGGGCGCCGTCGCGGTCGTGTGGTCGCTCATCGGCGCCCCCGAGCACGGCTGGACGTCGGGCCGCACGATCGGCGGCCTCGTCGCGGGCGTCGGGGCGCTGGTGGCGCTCGTGCTCACCGAGCAGCGCGTCGCGCACCCGATCCTGCGGCTCGAGCTGCTCCGCGAACGGCGACGCGTCGGGGCCCTCGGCGTGATGATGCCGGTCTTCGGCGCCCAGCTGGCGCTGTTCTTCCTCGTCCCGCAGCTGGTCGAGGGCGAGCTGGGCTACAGCCCGGTGATGACCGGCGTGGCGTTCCTGCCCCTGAGCCTGTCGATCTTCGCGATGTCCCGGGTCAGCCCGCGACTGCTCGTCCGCCTCGGCGCGCGCCCGATGATGGTCCTCGGCACCCTGGGGCTGGCCGGCTCCTTCGCCTGGCTCAGCACCGTCTCGGCCGGCGACTCCTACGCCGCGTCCCTGCTGGGGCCGCTGGTGCTCAACGGGCTGAGCGCCGCGCTGGTCTTCATGCCGGTCACCTCGACCGTCCTCGGCGGAGTCGCGCCGGAGCACGCGGGCGCCGCCTCGGGGCTGCTGCAGACCAGCCAGCAGCTGGGCGGCGCGGTCGGGTTCGCGGTCGTCGCGTCGGTGTACGCCGCCGGCGCGGTGCCCGGCGAGGTGCTGCCCGGCGCCGACACGGCGTTCCTCACCGCCGCCGGGTTCGGCCTGCTGGCGGCGGGGGCCGCGCTGGCGCTGGTGCGGCACGC